From Rhodopseudomonas palustris, a single genomic window includes:
- a CDS encoding CvpA family protein: MPITILDLVVLAVMLVSGLLAMVRGFMREVLSIAAWGAAALVTLYAFQKLMPMARTYFSSETVAAIVVIAGVFLGTLIIVSIITVRISDMILDSRIGALDRTLGFMFGLARGLLIVVVAYLFFNWLVPDKQRPEWVTNAKSRTVLQGTGDWLMTLLPDDPENTILKRFKKNKPDEDQQQTEDSAAPGANDGYSKPARDGLKNLIEGKPATR; this comes from the coding sequence ATGCCGATTACCATCCTCGATCTCGTCGTTCTCGCGGTGATGTTGGTGTCCGGCCTGCTCGCGATGGTGCGCGGCTTCATGCGCGAAGTGCTGTCGATCGCGGCCTGGGGCGCGGCCGCGCTGGTGACGCTGTACGCGTTCCAGAAGCTGATGCCGATGGCCCGGACCTATTTCTCGTCCGAGACGGTCGCGGCCATCGTGGTGATCGCCGGCGTTTTCCTCGGCACGCTGATCATCGTGTCGATCATCACGGTGCGGATCTCGGACATGATCCTGGATTCGCGCATTGGCGCGCTCGATCGCACCCTCGGTTTTATGTTCGGTCTGGCCCGCGGCCTGCTGATCGTGGTGGTGGCGTATCTGTTCTTCAACTGGCTGGTGCCGGACAAGCAGCGCCCCGAATGGGTCACCAACGCCAAGTCGCGCACCGTCCTGCAAGGAACCGGTGACTGGCTGATGACGCTCTTGCCGGACGACCCTGAAAATACCATCTTGAAGCGGTTCAAGAAGAACAAGCCGGACGAAGACCAGCAGCAGACCGAGGATTCGGCTGCGCCCGGTGCCAATGACGGCTACAGCAAACCCGCCCGTGACGGCCTGAAAAACCTGATAGAGGGCAAACCGGCCACGCGCTGA
- the purF gene encoding amidophosphoribosyltransferase — protein sequence MDAMPSSSDDAATPASDARDQHILDDTVFDTDGDTLREECGVFGIFGHPEAAAITALGLHALQHRGQEAAGIVSFDNGRFHSERRLGLVGDTFSRADVIARLPGNSAIGHVRYSTTGETILRNVQPLFAELNAGGFAVGHNGNLTNGLTLRRELIRSGAIMQSTTDTEVILHLVAHSQKTRFIERFIESLRALEGAYSLVSLTNKKLVGARDPLGIRPLVLGELDGCPILASETCALDIIGARYVRDVEPGEVIVFDRHGVTSHKPFPPQAPRPCIFEYIYFARPDSIVGGRSVYDVRKAFGAQLAVESHVESDVVVPVPDSGVPAAIGYSRQSGVPFELGIIRNHYVGRTFIQPTQSVRELGVRMKHSANRAAIEGKRIVLIDDSLVRGTTSRKIVKMMRDAGAREVHFRIASPPITHPDYYGIDTPDRAGLLAATHSLEEMRDLIGADTLAFLSVDGIYRAMGEPGRDPALPKFTDHCFTGDYPTGLTDLNQTESAPRQLSLLAEAS from the coding sequence ATGGACGCGATGCCCAGCTCTTCCGACGACGCCGCAACGCCCGCTTCGGACGCTCGCGACCAGCACATCCTCGACGATACCGTTTTCGATACCGATGGTGACACGCTGCGCGAAGAGTGCGGCGTGTTCGGCATTTTCGGCCACCCCGAGGCCGCAGCGATCACCGCGCTCGGGCTGCACGCCCTGCAGCACCGCGGCCAGGAAGCTGCCGGCATCGTCTCGTTCGACAACGGCCGGTTTCATTCCGAGCGCCGGCTCGGCCTGGTCGGCGACACCTTCTCCCGCGCCGACGTGATCGCGCGGCTGCCCGGCAACTCGGCGATCGGCCACGTCCGCTATTCGACCACCGGCGAGACCATCCTGCGCAACGTCCAGCCGCTGTTCGCCGAGCTCAATGCCGGCGGCTTCGCGGTGGGCCACAACGGCAATCTCACCAACGGCCTCACCCTGCGGCGCGAACTGATCCGCAGCGGCGCGATCATGCAGTCGACCACCGACACCGAGGTGATCCTGCATCTGGTCGCGCACTCCCAGAAGACACGCTTCATCGAACGCTTCATCGAGTCGCTGCGGGCGCTGGAAGGCGCCTACTCGCTGGTGTCGCTGACCAACAAGAAACTGGTCGGCGCCCGCGATCCGCTGGGCATCCGCCCGCTGGTGCTCGGCGAGCTCGACGGCTGCCCGATCCTCGCCTCGGAGACCTGCGCGCTCGACATCATCGGCGCGCGTTACGTCCGAGACGTCGAGCCCGGCGAAGTCATCGTGTTCGATCGCCACGGTGTCACCAGCCACAAGCCGTTCCCGCCGCAGGCGCCCCGCCCCTGCATCTTCGAGTACATCTATTTCGCGCGTCCGGATTCGATCGTCGGCGGCCGCTCGGTGTACGACGTCCGCAAGGCATTCGGTGCCCAGCTCGCAGTCGAGAGCCACGTCGAATCCGACGTGGTGGTACCGGTGCCGGATTCCGGCGTGCCGGCGGCGATCGGCTACTCGCGCCAGTCGGGCGTGCCGTTCGAGCTCGGCATCATCCGCAACCATTATGTCGGCCGCACCTTCATCCAGCCGACCCAGAGCGTGCGCGAACTCGGCGTGCGGATGAAGCACTCGGCCAACCGCGCCGCGATCGAAGGCAAGCGGATCGTGCTGATCGACGACAGCCTCGTCCGCGGCACCACGTCCAGGAAGATCGTCAAGATGATGCGCGATGCCGGCGCCCGCGAGGTGCACTTCCGCATCGCCTCGCCGCCGATCACCCATCCCGACTATTACGGCATCGACACGCCGGACCGCGCCGGCCTGCTCGCCGCAACGCATTCGCTCGAAGAGATGCGGGACCTGATCGGCGCCGACACGCTGGCCTTCCTGTCGGTCGACGGCATCTACCGCGCAATGGGCGAACCGGGCCGCGACCCGGCGCTGCCGAAATTTACCGACCACTGCTTTACCGGCGACTATCCGACCGGCCTCACCGATCTCAACCAGACCGAATCGGCGCCGCGGCAATTGTCGCTGTTGGCCGAAGCGAGCTGA
- a CDS encoding SDR family NAD(P)-dependent oxidoreductase yields MTQPLASRIALVTGASRGIGYATAKALAKAGAHVIAVARTQGGLEELDDEVRKDGGHPLTLVPLDLTDYQAIGRLGGTIYERHGKLDVLVGNAGIAGPSSPLGHIDLKPWLDVIGINLNVNFQLVRCMEPLLRASDAGRAVFLTSRAGGKAPAYRGPYAASKAALETLVQVWAKETANTTPIRINLFDPGPTRTKLRANVMPGEDPETLPTPDQAAELLLPLCLPSFTETGKLFDGPSRSLKDPLAD; encoded by the coding sequence ATGACCCAACCTCTCGCTTCCCGCATCGCTCTCGTCACCGGCGCCTCGCGCGGCATCGGCTACGCCACCGCCAAGGCGCTCGCCAAGGCCGGCGCCCATGTGATTGCCGTCGCCCGCACCCAGGGCGGGCTGGAAGAGCTCGATGACGAGGTCCGCAAGGACGGCGGCCATCCGCTGACGCTGGTCCCGCTGGATCTCACCGACTATCAGGCGATCGGCCGGCTCGGCGGCACGATCTACGAACGCCACGGCAAGCTCGACGTGCTGGTCGGCAACGCCGGTATCGCCGGACCATCATCGCCGCTCGGCCATATCGATCTGAAGCCGTGGCTCGACGTGATCGGCATCAACCTCAATGTGAACTTCCAGCTCGTCCGCTGCATGGAACCGCTGTTGCGGGCATCCGACGCCGGCCGTGCGGTGTTCCTGACCTCGCGCGCCGGCGGCAAGGCGCCGGCCTATCGTGGCCCTTATGCGGCCTCGAAGGCGGCGCTGGAAACGCTGGTGCAGGTGTGGGCCAAGGAAACGGCCAATACCACGCCGATCCGCATCAATCTGTTCGATCCCGGCCCGACCCGCACCAAGCTACGCGCCAACGTGATGCCAGGCGAAGATCCGGAGACCCTGCCGACGCCGGACCAGGCCGCAGAACTGCTGCTGCCGCTGTGCCTGCCGTCCTTCACCGAAACCGGCAAGCTGTTCGACGGCCCCTCCCGCTCCCTGAAAGACCCTCTGGCCGATTGA
- a CDS encoding ABC transporter substrate-binding protein — MRGVFSHAIAAALVSAALTAPAAAQSGDKTAKIGVLNDMSSLYADIGGPNSVVAAKMAIADSGLEAKGWKIDLVSGDHQNKPDIGVNLARQWIDVDKVDLITDTPNSGVALAISNLVKEKNAILMNSGGASADLTGKACNANTISMTYDTYMLANGTGQALTKAGGDSWYFLTADYAFGAALERDTTAVVKANGGKVLGSVKHPLNTPDFSSFLLQAQASKAKVIGLANAGGDTTNSIKQASEFGITAGGQKLAALLLFINDVHSLGLKTAQGLTFTESYYWDLNDNTRAFADRFQKLAKNNARPSMTQAGVYAAVLHYLKTLEAMGGNPHDGAKVVAKMKEIPADDVPFGKSVIRADGRRMVPAFLFEVKSPAESKGPWDYYKKIADISAEDAARPLSQSECPLVKK, encoded by the coding sequence ATGAGAGGAGTGTTCTCGCACGCCATCGCGGCCGCGTTGGTGAGTGCGGCGTTGACCGCGCCGGCTGCTGCGCAGTCCGGTGACAAGACCGCCAAGATCGGCGTGCTCAACGACATGTCGAGCCTCTATGCCGACATCGGCGGTCCGAATTCGGTGGTCGCAGCCAAGATGGCGATCGCCGATTCAGGTCTGGAAGCGAAGGGCTGGAAGATCGATCTGGTCTCCGGCGATCATCAGAACAAACCGGACATCGGCGTCAATCTGGCGCGGCAGTGGATCGATGTCGACAAGGTCGACCTGATCACCGATACGCCGAACTCCGGCGTCGCGCTGGCGATCAGCAATCTGGTCAAGGAAAAGAACGCCATCCTGATGAATTCGGGCGGCGCCAGCGCCGACCTGACCGGCAAGGCGTGCAACGCCAACACCATCTCGATGACTTACGACACCTACATGCTGGCGAACGGCACCGGACAGGCCTTGACCAAAGCCGGCGGCGACAGTTGGTACTTCCTCACCGCCGACTACGCGTTCGGCGCCGCGCTGGAGCGAGATACGACCGCGGTCGTCAAGGCCAACGGCGGCAAGGTTCTCGGCAGCGTCAAGCACCCGCTGAACACACCCGACTTCTCGTCGTTCCTGCTGCAAGCGCAGGCGTCGAAAGCCAAGGTGATCGGCCTCGCCAATGCCGGCGGCGACACCACCAACTCGATCAAGCAGGCCTCCGAATTCGGGATCACCGCGGGCGGACAGAAGCTCGCGGCGCTGCTGCTGTTCATCAACGACGTGCATTCGCTCGGGCTGAAGACCGCGCAGGGCCTGACTTTCACCGAGTCCTATTATTGGGATCTCAACGACAACACCCGCGCTTTCGCCGATCGTTTCCAGAAACTGGCCAAGAACAACGCCAGACCCTCGATGACCCAGGCGGGCGTCTATGCGGCGGTGCTTCACTATCTCAAGACCCTGGAGGCGATGGGCGGCAATCCGCACGATGGCGCCAAGGTCGTCGCCAAGATGAAGGAGATCCCGGCCGACGACGTGCCGTTCGGCAAGTCGGTGATCCGCGCCGACGGCCGCCGGATGGTCCCAGCGTTCCTGTTCGAGGTGAAGTCCCCGGCCGAGTCCAAGGGGCCGTGGGATTACTACAAGAAGATCGCCGATATCTCGGCCGAGGACGCCGCGCGACCGCTGTCCCAGAGCGAGTGTCCGCTGGTGAAGAAGTAA
- a CDS encoding GNAT family N-acetyltransferase, giving the protein MSSIAAHVRLPTPGLAIRPAQAADDVFCRCLSDATLRAMFASMGLPEPLLATLLAQQFEAQRIGYRRSFPAAEYFVITEREVAVGRVVVTIDPAEAGLCDGSDVDGEAAARSWGNRALRIVDIALLPAAQGRGIGREVIAGLVGAAEAIGLRRLTLSVQSSNDRARSLYLRLGFIETEGEGYLHMTRRLG; this is encoded by the coding sequence ATGAGCAGCATTGCGGCGCATGTCCGACTGCCGACGCCGGGGTTGGCGATTCGACCGGCGCAGGCCGCGGACGATGTGTTCTGCCGTTGCCTGTCCGACGCCACGCTCCGCGCGATGTTCGCGTCCATGGGGCTGCCGGAGCCGCTGCTTGCGACATTGCTCGCGCAACAGTTCGAGGCGCAACGCATCGGTTATCGGCGGAGCTTTCCGGCCGCGGAGTATTTCGTCATCACCGAGCGGGAAGTTGCTGTGGGTCGGGTCGTCGTTACAATCGATCCGGCCGAGGCGGGGCTGTGCGACGGCAGCGACGTGGACGGTGAAGCCGCGGCTCGATCCTGGGGCAACCGGGCGCTCCGGATCGTCGATATTGCGCTGCTTCCGGCAGCACAGGGGCGCGGCATTGGGCGCGAAGTCATCGCCGGTCTGGTCGGGGCCGCAGAAGCGATCGGTTTGCGGCGGCTGACGTTGTCGGTGCAATCGTCCAATGACCGGGCGCGCAGTCTGTACCTCCGGTTGGGTTTCATCGAGACCGAAGGCGAGGGATATCTGCACATGACGAGGCGGTTGGGCTGA
- a CDS encoding DUF6916 family protein, producing MYLMKPEDFEPWVGRSVRIATVPEPVEITLVRLQRKPVFIGAEREPFSLFFESPEDVYLLDAAYEFDCGRGGPYTILISQLQPKNGRRRYQAVFN from the coding sequence ATGTATCTGATGAAGCCCGAAGACTTCGAACCATGGGTGGGACGTAGCGTCCGTATCGCGACCGTCCCCGAGCCTGTTGAAATCACGCTCGTCAGGCTGCAGCGCAAGCCGGTGTTCATCGGCGCCGAGCGCGAGCCGTTCAGCCTGTTCTTTGAATCACCGGAAGACGTCTACCTGCTCGATGCCGCCTATGAATTCGATTGCGGCCGGGGCGGCCCCTACACCATCCTGATTTCCCAGTTGCAACCGAAGAACGGCCGACGCCGATACCAGGCTGTCTTCAACTGA
- a CDS encoding phage tail protein: protein MAEAFIGQIMQVAFNFAPVDWAVAAGQTFNVTQNQALFALIGGTFGGDGRTTFQLPNLQSRVIIGSGQGPGLSSYAWGAHAGVERVTLTQANLPAHSHAAVFTPTGSGSGGAAVVQALTGAPVSSLSATPAAGSQLANTGPTGASQPKIYAPAGTSGTPVNLGGVSGGGGGITGGTVQIGNTGSNVPVETLPPYLALRTNICLSGLYPVQD, encoded by the coding sequence ATGGCAGAAGCATTCATTGGCCAGATCATGCAGGTCGCCTTCAATTTTGCTCCGGTCGATTGGGCGGTCGCAGCCGGACAGACGTTCAACGTCACGCAGAACCAGGCCCTGTTCGCACTGATCGGTGGAACCTTCGGCGGTGACGGGCGAACCACCTTTCAGCTTCCCAATCTTCAGTCCCGGGTGATCATCGGCTCCGGGCAAGGACCGGGTCTCAGCAGCTACGCCTGGGGCGCGCATGCCGGTGTGGAGCGCGTGACGCTCACGCAGGCCAACCTGCCGGCGCATTCACATGCCGCGGTATTTACCCCCACAGGTAGTGGCAGCGGCGGAGCAGCGGTGGTTCAGGCGTTGACGGGCGCACCTGTCAGTTCGCTGTCGGCCACGCCGGCCGCCGGCTCCCAACTGGCGAATACCGGTCCGACGGGAGCCTCGCAGCCGAAGATCTACGCGCCGGCTGGTACATCGGGCACACCGGTCAATCTCGGTGGTGTGAGCGGTGGCGGAGGTGGGATTACCGGAGGTACGGTCCAGATCGGCAACACCGGCAGCAATGTTCCGGTCGAGACCTTGCCGCCTTATTTGGCGCTCCGAACCAATATCTGCCTGTCGGGTCTCTATCCGGTGCAGGATTGA